A part of Maniola hyperantus chromosome 14, iAphHyp1.2, whole genome shotgun sequence genomic DNA contains:
- the LOC138403230 gene encoding transcription factor Adf-1-like: MDVNFTEKLIQEVRDRPILYLISHPDYKNNTKKIQAWREIQRELNVEVKILKSKWKNLKDTYNKYKQSRQITSSQAAKKLSNWAWADHMNFMDPSFSPNDTQISTELSSAKYVEHDTSSTSGQSREVKQEIEFSAVEETQNAQEIYPMVQYLHNRRRSRTREDKVEVKCDGVDLLFLGYADTFKKLSTRKQVSVKFDIAKVLMEAELSDLQDTAANPESYSTASGSYSMARKSLYDQ, translated from the exons ATGGATGTTAATTTTACTGAGAAACTAATTCAAGAGGTCAGAGATAGACctattctttatttaataagtcATCCGGACtacaaaaataacacaaaaaaaatacaagcgTGGCGGGAGATTCAACGGGAATTGAATGTAGAAG ttaaaattttgaaatcaaAATGGAAGAATCTGAAAGACACGtacaataaatataaacaatctAGACAAATCACTAGTAGCCAAGCTGCCAAAAAGCTATCTAACTGGGCCTGGGCAGATCACATGAATTTTATGGACCCGTCATTTTCGCCGAACGATACACAAATCAGTACAGAACTCTCATCTGCAAAATATGTAGAACATGATACTAGTTCTACATCTGGACAAAGCAGGGAAGTTAAGCAAGAAATTGAATTTTCTGCTGTAGAAGAAACACAAAATGCGCAAGAAATATATCCAATGGTCCAATATCTGCATAATAGGAGAAGATCCCGGACCCGTGAAGATAAAGTAGAAGTGAAATGTGATGGTGTagacttattatttttaggatACGCTGATACATTCAAAAAGCTTTCTACAAGAAAACAAGTGTCTGTTAAATTTGACATCGCAAAGGTTTTAATGGAGGCTGAACTCAGTGATCTTCAAGATACTGCAGCAAATCCTGAAAGTTACTCGACAGCTTCAGGAAGTTACTCGATGGCTCGAAAATCACTCTATGATCAGTAA